One Candidatus Aegiribacteria sp. genomic window, CGGACAGAGCACAGGTTATCGAGATGGACGAATCTTCCGATACTGAAAGAACATCAGTAGTAAGTGAAAGATCAGCTGAAACGGTTCCAACCGTAATATTTGATGCAGTTCTTTCGGAGGGCAATCCTGAATGTCTGACCGATGGTTCTATTGAAGTACGTTACACGCCATCTTCCGGAGCTGACGCTGTTGTCATCGATCTCGGAGAGGAATGTACCGTAACGTCAGTTATTTCTGAGAGAATATCAGATACTTCTCCCGGAATAGGTTTGCTTACAAATGAATTCATTCTGAATGTTGAGACTGCTCTTGCAGTTGAACCTTCTCTGTTGATAGAAGTGGCCGGTTCTGACAGGGAGTTCTATACGTTCGTCGCAGAATCACACAGCGGTACCGATGATGTCCGTTACGTAAGAGTATGCGGAGCTTCGGGTCTTTCAGAGGTCAGTGTTTACGGAAGCAGGGGAATTGATTCAGGAGTTTCAGCTGTTGAGATCACCCGCAGTGCTGAAGACGAAGGCTGGATGTTCGCCATTCCAGTTGTTGAATACTCCGAAGAAGCTTCGGTTAAGATCTACGATGTTTCCGGCCGCATGATCTGGAGCGGTCATGCTGAATCGGGAAGTGTACTTCACTGGGACGGTTATACCGGTAATGGAACAGCTGTTCCCAACGGGGTATACCTTCTTCAGTGCAGCATCGGTTCCGATGTAAGCACCGGGAGTTTTGTTGTGAGGAGAAATTAATTAGTAGAGTCGTTAAGAACCCCGCCTCCCGGAAGGGGGGCGGGGTTTAAGCGGAGGTGGTACTTTTTTGTCGTTCATTATCAGGAGTCTGAGGCTGTTCAGTATGTAATTGAGGCGGAAATGGTCGGGCTTTTCATTGAGTTCGGGGAAGTCATCCATCGATCTGGTTTGCAGAACTCCCAGATCAGGCCTCCATTCGATGTTTCCGGGTTTGCGGATATCGAACAGGTTGAAAAAACCCTGTATATATCCGGAAGAATCATTTTCCATTTCAACTGTCAGCAGATAATCACACTTCGCTTTTGCCATGATATCGAATGAGATTCGTCTTCTGCCAACTGGTGTCACAATTGCTCTTCTTCCGCTAGAGAAAAGAAGGCTGTACCTGCCATCATCTGAAGGCCGCTGTGGTGTTCTCCAGCAGGGGATCTCTTTCTGCAGGAACCATCTTCTTGCCACAGCTTCAGCAAGAAGCACTTCAAGAAAATCCGATTCGTTCGAGTTGCCCGCTTCCCTGCGGAGTTTTCTGATCAGCCGGGATGAAATATTAACATTCATCAAAAGACCTTTTCCGCTGGAATTGCCTGTTCGGTCAGCATTGCATTTTGTCTTTCGTTTAGGTAAATTCGAACTCGTATATTTCGCGATATTTTCAAAGGTACAAGTTAATGTAGGAGAAACAGTATGGATAAAAAAACAGCCCTGTACGACAAACATGTAAACCTTGGTGGCAAGATGGAACCCTTCGCCGGTTATATCATGCCTATCAAGTATACCACGGTAAAGGAAGAACATAATGCTGTTCGAAATGGTGTAGGTATTTTTGACCTTTCACATATGGGCGAATTCAGAGTGAAGGGTAAAGACGCTTCCAGGTTTCTGGATTACCTTCTGACCAACGATTCCGCAGTAGAGCCGGGAAAGGCCTATTATTCAACAATGTGCTACCCTGATGGCGGTATTGTTGATGACCTTATCGTGTACAAAATGTCAGAAGATGAATATCTGATGATCGTCAACGCGTCCAACATCGAGAAGGACTGGGCATGGGTGAACAATCATACTGACGGCTACAGTATCGATCTGACAAACGAGAGCGATGAAACAGCTCTTATTGCGATACAGGGTCCCGACGCCGAAAAGGTTGCGCAAAAGCTAACCGATGAAAAACTTCAGGATATAGAGTATTACGCACACACGGTTGGTCTTTTTGCCGGGAAGCAGGCTTTGATAGCGAGAACCGGATACACCGGTGAGGACGGGTTCGAGATATACACCAGGTTTGAAGACGCGGAAGAAGTGTGGGACGCGGTAATGGAAGCCGGAGAAGAGTTCGGAATAAAGCCCATCGGACTGGGCGCCAGAGATACTTTAAGGCTTGAAGTGGGATACCTGCTTTATGGAAACGATATGGACCATACAACCACTCCTATTGAAGCCAAACTTGGATGGGTTGTGAAACTGAAAACCGATAAGGAGTTCATAGGCCGCGAAGTGATGGCACGGCAGAAACAGGAAAAGCCTGCCAGGTATATCGTAGGGCTTGAGGTTCTTGGAAAAGGATTCCCCAGGCACGGTGCCGAACTCTATGAAGGCAACAGAAAAGTTGGAATAGTCACAAGCGGTTCACTGGCGCCGGCTCTGGGACACGGAGTATGTCTGGCGTTTGTTGAAAAGGGATTCCATAAGAAGGGAACCGAGCTTGAGGCTGAGGTAAGAGGAAAAAGAATTCCGGTAAAAACTGTCAAACTGCCTTTCTACAAAAACGGCAGCAGAAAGTAATGCAAGGAGGAAGAAATGTCTAAAATCCCCGAAAAACTCCGTTATACTGAAACACATGAATGGGTTAAGGATCTTGGAAACGGCGAATATATGATGGGCCTTACTTTCTACGCCCAGGAACAGATGGGTGAGGTTGTAATGGTTGAATGCCCCGGTGTACAGGATTTCAGTTCCGGAGACATTCTGGGTTCTCTTGAAGCGGTAAAGACCGCTGAGGATTTCTACGCTCCCTTCGACTGCAAAATTGTAAGGATCAACGAAGATCTTGAAGATGAACCCGCCCTTATCAACGAAGATCCTTTCGGACGGGGCTGGCTTGTTGTAATTAAAACCGATGATCCATCGGGATATAACGGCCTTAAAAGCGCTGAAGAGTACACCGAATTCATCGGTGAGTAATCGATGAGCAGATTCATACCGAACCGGAGAGAGCACAGGGAAAAAATGCTCCGCGAGATCGGCGTGGAAACATTCGAGGAATTGCTTGAACCGGTGCCAGGAAAATTCAGGCTGACAGAAAAATTGCACCTTCCAGAACCACTGTCCGAGCTTGAACTGACCAGAGAATTTGAGGAACTGGCCAAGAGGAATATTGGAGCCGAATTGGTATGTTTCATGGGCGCGGGAGCTTACGACCATTTCATTCCAGCTGCCATAGACCATATCCTTCTCAGAAGTGAATTCTATACTGCCTACACGCCCTATCAGGCCGAAGTAAGCCAGGGCACCCTCCAGGCGATATTCGAATACCAGACCATGATAGCAAGGCTTACTGGAATGGAAATGGCTAACGCCTGCATGTACGATGGAGCATCCGCTGCCGCCGAGGCCTGTCTCATGGCAATGCGAATTACAAGAAAGCAGAGAATTCTAGTCGCGGGTTCGCTTAATCCTCGATGGCTTGATGTCATAAGGACATATCTGAAAAGGAATGATTTCGAGATAAACGAAATTCCTTTCCTTGAGGACGGAACTCTCGATATTGCCATTGCACGTAAGCTTATCGAAGGTGGCACCGCGGCTATTCTTATACCGTACCCGAATTATTTTGGGCTGATTGAAGACCTGCAGCCCTTTGCGGAGTTGGTTCATGAGCATAAAGGTCTTTTAATAGTCGCCGCGGATCCTGTAGCACTGCCGCTACTCCGGTCACCCGGAGACGCGGGAGCCGATATAGTAGTTGGAGAGGGGCAGAGCATGGGAATTGCCATGTCA contains:
- the gcvT gene encoding glycine cleavage system aminomethyltransferase GcvT — translated: MDKKTALYDKHVNLGGKMEPFAGYIMPIKYTTVKEEHNAVRNGVGIFDLSHMGEFRVKGKDASRFLDYLLTNDSAVEPGKAYYSTMCYPDGGIVDDLIVYKMSEDEYLMIVNASNIEKDWAWVNNHTDGYSIDLTNESDETALIAIQGPDAEKVAQKLTDEKLQDIEYYAHTVGLFAGKQALIARTGYTGEDGFEIYTRFEDAEEVWDAVMEAGEEFGIKPIGLGARDTLRLEVGYLLYGNDMDHTTTPIEAKLGWVVKLKTDKEFIGREVMARQKQEKPARYIVGLEVLGKGFPRHGAELYEGNRKVGIVTSGSLAPALGHGVCLAFVEKGFHKKGTELEAEVRGKRIPVKTVKLPFYKNGSRK
- the gcvH gene encoding glycine cleavage system protein GcvH is translated as MSKIPEKLRYTETHEWVKDLGNGEYMMGLTFYAQEQMGEVVMVECPGVQDFSSGDILGSLEAVKTAEDFYAPFDCKIVRINEDLEDEPALINEDPFGRGWLVVIKTDDPSGYNGLKSAEEYTEFIGE
- the gcvPA gene encoding aminomethyl-transferring glycine dehydrogenase subunit GcvPA; the protein is MSRFIPNRREHREKMLREIGVETFEELLEPVPGKFRLTEKLHLPEPLSELELTREFEELAKRNIGAELVCFMGAGAYDHFIPAAIDHILLRSEFYTAYTPYQAEVSQGTLQAIFEYQTMIARLTGMEMANACMYDGASAAAEACLMAMRITRKQRILVAGSLNPRWLDVIRTYLKRNDFEINEIPFLEDGTLDIAIARKLIEGGTAAILIPYPNYFGLIEDLQPFAELVHEHKGLLIVAADPVALPLLRSPGDAGADIVVGEGQSMGIAMSYGGPYAGFMASRTKLARKMPGRIIGRTEDRAGQIGYVLTLQTREQHIRRDKATSNICSNQALMALANVVYLSLMGEKGFREVSSQCYHKSHYLEKKLLEIPGTSRVFEKTPFFREFIISFPVSSIGLSDRMIEQGILAGMPIVELGEGAMLITVTEKRTRHEIDRYVKIATEICSGGSA